ATCTGCTCGGTGGTCCCGTCGCGTTCCCACTCCTTGAAATAGCCGTAGACGGTGGTGTGGGGCGGGAAGTCGTGCGGCAGGTATCGCCAGGCGATGCCGGTCCGGGCGACGTAGAGGATCGCGTTGACCACCTCGCGCAGCTCGGTGATCGGCTCACGACCCTCGGCTCGCGCCGCCCGCCATCTCAGCAGCATCGGCTCGATGAGCTGCCACTGATCGTCCTTCAGGTCCGAGGGGTACCGGCGTCGTTCCGTCACGGTCGATCAATATCGCGGACACGGACCCGGCCGCCACGAGATCATGGAACCGAGTCCGTGCCGTGCCGATCAAAGCCGGACAGTTGGGGGGATTCACCTACCGAACACCCTCTGAGATCCGGGGGCGCGCGGGGGCACCTCACGGCCGCCCCCGGTGCCCCCGGGTTCACCGGTTGCGCGACCCCTACTGCTCGACAGACGGATTTGGCACGATGGCCCGCACCATGGACGCGCCCCCCACCAGCTCCGCCCCCGCGCTGCGCCGGCTGCTCGACCTGCTGGCCTCCGGCGCCGCCACCGAGGACCTCGCCGAGGTGCAGGCCGACGCCCGCCGGCAGGGCGCGCCCGCCGAGGTGCTGGCGGAGATCGACGCCGCCACCTGGCAGGCGCTGCGGGTCCACCGGACGCTGCGCCAGCACCGCCGCCGGGAGGCGGAACTCACCGCGCTGTTCGACACCGCCGGCGACCTGGCGGCCTCCCGTGACCTGGACGCGGTGCTGCAGGCGATCGTCCGCCGGGCCCGGGGGCTGCTGGGCACCGACACCGCGTACCTGACCCTCCCGGACCCGCGGGCCGGGGACACCTACATGCGGGTCACCGACGGCTCGGTCTCCCCGCTGTTCCAGTCCCTGCGCCTCAGCCTGGGCGACGGCCTCGGCGGTCTGGTGGCGCAGACCGCCCGCCCGTACGCCACCCCGGACTACCGTACGGACCAGCGGTTCCGGCACACCCGCCGGATCGACGCCGGGGTGCTGGACGAGGGGCTGGTCGCGATCATCGGCGTCCCGCTGCTGCTGGGCGACCGGGTGATCGGAGTGCTGTTCGCGGCGGACCGCTCGGCCCGGGCGTTCTCGCCGGACGAGGTGGCCCTGCTGTGCACCCTGGCCGCCCACGCGGCGATCGCCCTGGACACCGCCGGGTCGCTGGCCGAGACCCGGGCGGCACTGACCGAGCTGGCCGCCGCGAACGAGGTGATCCGGGCCCACGCGGCCGCCGTGCAGCGGGCCGAGCAGGCCCACGACCGGCTGACCGACCTGGTGCTGCGCGGCGCCGAGGTACCGGACCTGGCCGCCGACCTCGCCGCGCTGCTGGACGGCGAGGTGGCGGTCCGGGACGCCGAGGGCGAGCCGCTCACCGGGCGCGGCCGGGCGGACGGCGCGCTGACGGAGGCGGTGGCCGCCTCCCGGACGGAGGCGCGGGCGGTCCCGCACGGGCGGGCGTGGGTGTGCGCGGTGCTGGCCGGGCAGGAGCTGCTGGGCAGCCTGGAGCTGCGCGGCCGGCCCGATCTGGACGACGCGGACCGGCGGATCTTCGAACGGGCCAGTGTGGTCACCGCGCTGGTGCTGCTGCTGCGGCGTTCGGTGGCGGAGACCGAGAACCGGGTCCGCGGCGAGCTGCTGGCCGACCTGCTCACCGCCCCGGACCGGGATCCGGCCGGCCTGGTCGCCCGCGGCCGCCGGCTCGGCGTGGACCTGGGCCGCCCGCACCTGGTGCTGGTGGCGGAGCCGGCCGGTCCGGCGGCCGCGGGACCGGCCGGCCGGGAGCGGCTGGCGGGCGCCGCCGTCCGGTACCTGTTCGGCTCGCGCGGGATCAGCGCCGAACACGGCGAGGCGGTGGTGCTGCTGCTCCCCGAGGACGGCCGGGCGCCCGGGGCGGTGGCGGCCGACGCGGCCGAGCGGCTGGCCCGGCTGACCGGCGCCCCGGTGACGGTGGGCACCGGGCGGGCGGCGGCCGGCCCGACGGCGGTGGCCGGCGCGCACGCCGAGGGGCTGCGCTGCGTCCGGGCGCTGCGGGTGCTGGGCCGGGAGGGTGCCGGGGCCGCCGCCGCGGACCTGGGCTTCCTCGGTGTGCTGCTCGGCGACGGCCACGACGTGGACGGGTTCGTCTCCGCCGCCCTCGGCCCGCTGCTGGAGTACGACGCCCGCCGCGGCACCGAGCTGGTGCGGACCCTGCGCGCCTACTTCGACTGCGGCGGCAGCCTGACCCGGGCCAAGGACGAGCTGCACGTGCACGTGAACACGGTGGTGCAGCGTCTGGACCGGGTGGAGGTGCTGCTCGGCCGGGACTGGAACCACCCCGAGCGCTCCCTGGAGCTGCAGCTGGCCCTCCGGCTGCAACTGCTGGCCCGGGACTGAGGCCGACCGCCGCCCGCCGGCCGCTCGCCGCCGGGCGCCGGGCGCTCGCCGCCGGGCGCCGGGCGCTCGCCACCGGCCGCTCGCCGGTCCGTTCGAGCGCAGGCGTACAGTGGCCGGGTTGGTCTCGAGTCGCCTGGCAAGGAGCAGCAGCGGTGAGCGAGAACGTGCGGTTCGTTCGGTTGGGTATCGGCGAGCGCGCCGTCCCGTACCAGGAGGCGTGGGAGGAGCAGCAGCGGCTGCACGCGCTGCGGGTGGCGGACGAGATCCCCGACACGGTGCTCCTGCTGGAGCACCAGCCGGTCTACACGATGGGCAAGCGGACCAACCCGGAGGACCTGCCGCTGGACGGCACCCCGGTGGTGGAGGTGAACCGCGGCGGCGAGATCACCTGGCACGGCCCCGGCCAGCTGGTCGGGTACCCGATCGTCAAGCTGCCGGACCCGATCGACGTGGTGGCGTACGTGCGGCGGCTGGAGGAGGCGCTGATCCGCGCCTGCACCGACTTCGGGCTGGAGACCACCCGGGTCGAGGGCCGCAGCGGGGTGTGGAAGCTGGGTGCGGAGATCCCGGGGGCGGTGGTCGACCCGTCGCAGGTGGTGGAGATCGGCAAGCTGACCCTGCGGATGGGCCTGCCGCTGGGCATCGACCCGCGGCTGGCGGGTCCGGAGTACGCGCCGTCCAACGCCGGGCAGCGCGGAGACGACCGGAAGCTGGCGGCGATCGGGGTGCGGGTGGCGCGCGGCGTGACGATGCACGGCTTCGCGCTGAACTGCGATCCGGACATGACCTGGTTCGACCGGATCGTGCCCTGTGGGATCCGGGACGCGGGGGTGGGTTCGCTCAGTTCGGAGCTGGGCCGGGACGTCCCGGTGGCGGAGGCGCTGCCGGCGGTGGAGCGCCGCCTGGCGGAGGTCCTCGCGGAGCTGCCGGAGCCGGCGCTCGTCCGCTGAGCACGGGAATCTACCGGCTGGTAGGGCTGTTGCCCTGCGATTGCCGGGCTCGGGCCCGGTGAAGGGCCGGAAACCACAGGCGTACCCTGGGGGTACCCCGTCTAGTTCTAGGAGTCGCACGTGTCCGCTGTCGCACCCGACGGCAGGAAGCTCCTCCGCCTGGAGGTCCGCAACAGCGAGACCCCCATCGAGCGGAAGCCTGAGTGGATCAAGACCAGGGCGAAGATGGGGCCGGAGTACAACGCCCTGCAGTCCCTGGTGAAGAAGGAGGGGCTGCACACGGTCTGCCAGGAGGCGGGCTGCCCCAACATCTTCGAGTGCTGGGAGGACCGCGAGGCGACCTTCCTCATCGGCGGTGACCAGTGCACCCGCCGCTGCGACTTCTGCCAGATCGACACCGGCAAGCCCGCCGAGTTCGACCGGGACGAGCCGCGCCGGGTCGCCGAGTCCATCGTCACCATGGACCTCAACTACGCCACCATCACCGGCGTCGCCCGCGACGACCTGGAGGACGGCGGCGCCTGGCTGTACGCCGAGACGGTCCGCCAGGTGCACGCGATGACCGCCGGCCGCGAGGCCGGCCGGACGGGCGTGGAGCTGCTGATCCCGGACTTCAACGCCGTCCCGGAGCAGCTCGCCGAGGTGTTCTCCTCGCGCCCCGAGGTGCTGGCGCACAACGTCGAGACGGTGCCCCGGATCTTCAAGCGGATCCGTCCCGCCTTCCGCTACGAGCGCTCGCTGGACGTCATCACCCAGGCCCGTGCGGCCGGCCTGGTGACCAAGTCCAACCTGATCCTCGGCATGGGCGAGACCCGCGAGGAGGTCAGCCAGGCGCTGGCCGACCTGGTGGGCGCCGGCTGCGAGCTGATCACCATCACCCAGTACCTGCGGCCCTCGCTGCGCCACCACCCGGTGGAGCGCTGGGTGAAGCCGCAGGAGTTCGTGGAGCTGCAGCAGGAGGCCGAGGAGCTCGGCTTCGCCGGTGTGATGTCGGGTCCGCTGGTGCGGTCCTCCTACCGGGCCGGCCGGCTGTACCGGCAGGCGCTGGAGCACCGCGCGCGGACGGCGGTCTGACGCCGAACGGCGGTACGCACGGGGGCGGGTCCGCGGCTGCGGTCCCGCCCCCGCTCGCGTCGCGGTCACGTCGCTGGTCACGCCCCTGCTCGCGGCCCTGCTCGCGGCCCTGTTCGTGTCCCTGTTCATGTCCCGCCCGGCCCGCGTGCCGGGTTCGTCCCACCACGCCCGGCTTTCATGCGGGATTGACTGTCCGGTCACCGTCCGGTAACACCGTGTGGGGACCATCGGACTCGTCCAACACCTCTCGCCCTGAGGAAGTGGTTCGTCGTGCGCACCAATTTCCGGTCCGTCGGACAGGCCCTGCGGCTGGCCGAGGGGGTGCTCATGCGGCAGGCCCGGCGCAACGCCTGGGCGGCCGTCTGCGAGAACCGCCGGCTGGCCGCCGACCGCGACCGCGGCGGGCCCCTGCCCGGCCGTACGGCGGAGCCCGGGCGCCGGGCCTGAGCGACGGGTGTGAGGGACGGGACACGGGGTCGTCCGGCGGGCTTCCCGGCCCGCCGTTGACAGGATCAGGGAAATCCCCGGGTCACGAGTCGGCACCGCCCCTTGGATGTACCCGGACCCTGCCACGTACCATGAGGCGTATGGCGAGGGAAACATCCGAGAACCCCGGGCGACTGAAGCAGATCCGCCTGGCGTACCAAATGACCAAGAAGGTCGACACCAAGATCGGCCTGATCATCGCAGGCGTCGGCCTCATCACCTTCGGCGTGTTCCTCGCCATCGGCTTCGTGATCGGTCACCCCATCTACCTGGGGATCCTGGGCTTCATCGTGGCCTTCCTGGCCATGGCGATCGTCTTCGGACGCCGGGCCGAGCGTGCCGCCTTCGGCCAGATGGAGGGCCAGCCGGGCGCCGTCGCGGCCGTGCTGAACAACATCCGGCGCGGCTGGACCGCCAACCCGACGCCGGTCGCGGTGACCCGTAACCAGGACGCCGTGTACCGCGCGGTCGGCCGGGCCGGCATCGCGCTGATCGGCGAGGGCAACCCGAACCGGGTGCGCCCGCTGCTGGCCTCCGAGAAGAAGAAGATGGCCCGCGTGGTCGGCGACATCCCGGTGCACGACATCGTGGTGGGCGACGGCGAGGGTGAGATCCCGCTGAAGAAGCTGCAGATCCACCTGATGCGCCTGCCGCGGGCGATCACCGCCGCCCAGGTCACGGAGACCAACGACCGGCTCCGCGCGCTGGGCGACCTGCTCTCCAAGGCGCCGATCCCCAAGGGCCCGATGCCCAAGGGCGCCCGGATGCCGAAGGGCGGCCAGCTCCGCTGACCCGCTCCCACCGACACCACGGCCCCGCCGCGAATCACTCGCGGCGGGGCCGTTCAACGTTCCGGGTCCGGGGTCCCCTGCTGTCAGAGCTGCCGTCAGAGCTGTCAGGGCTGTCCGACGGCTACCCGACGGTTGTCAGATGCGGACCTCGACGGTGCCGACGGCCTTGTCGTGCAGGCCGCGGCTGTCGCGGTCCCAGACCACCGCGGGGATGACCAGGCAGAGCAGCAGGGTGCGCAGCAGGACCTGGGGGATGGAGGCGCGGCCGCCGTCCAGCCGGACCACCCGAAGGCCGAACAGCCGCTTGCCGAAGGTGGTGCCGGTGGTGGCCAGCAGCACCACGGTGACCAGGTAGAACAGGGGGGTCGTCCAGAGGTTGGCCCCGGCCTGGTCGCCCCGGGTGATCAGGCCGTACGCGATGAGGCTGCAGAGCCAGCCGTCGACGAACAGCGCGCCGATGCGGCGGCCCGGGCCGGCGATCGAGCCGGAGCCCTCCTGGGGGAGGCCGAGGCGCTCGCCGCGGTACCCGAAGTCGGCGCCCATCCTCTCGGCGGCGGCCTTCGGCCCTTCGATCCACGATCCGAGTGCTTCTCTGGTGTCCACGGATCCACACTAACCGCGCCCGACCGGGGATCTTCGGCACCCCTCCCCCGTGGGGGTGATTCGCGTTGCTCCGACTGCCGCAACTGGTCCAGACCACTTCTCGACCAGCACATCCGGACGGGCGGCGATTTGCCCGGAACCGTACGACTTTGCCACCCCGCGGGGCAGGCTGGTTAACATTCAGGAAACGGCTTTGTCACCAGCCGGAAACGGCCCATTCCTATCGTGAGCCACCAGTAGCCGCACGCTGAGGAGGATGGATGTTCACCAACGCCGACGAGGTGAAGCAGTACATCAGGGACAACGACGTGAAGTTCGTCGACGTCCGCTTCTGCGACCTGCCGGGTGTCATGCAGCACTTCGCGGTGCCGGCGGCAACCTTCGACCCCACCGAGACGCTCATGTTCGACGGCTCGTCGATCCGCGGCTTCCAGGCGATCCACGAGTCCGACATGGCCCTCGCGCCCGACCTCCAGACCGCGCGCCTCGACCCCTTCCGGGCGGAGAAGCACCTCAACATCAACTTCTTCATTCAGGACCCGATCACCGGCGAGGCCTACAGCCGGGACCCGCGCAACGTCGCCAAGAAGGCCGAGGCCTACCTGGCCTCCTCCGGCATCGCCGACACCGCCTACTTCGGCCCCGAGGCGGAGTTCTACGTCTTCGACTCGGTGCGGTTCGAGACCAGCGCCAACGCCTCCTACTACCACATCGACTCCGAGGCCGGCGCCTGGAACACCGGCTCCGCCGAGGGCGACGCGCGCGGCTACAAGGTCAAGTACAAGGGCGGCTACTTCCCGATCCCGCCGGTCGACCACTTCGCCGACCTGCGCGCCGAGATGTCCCTGGAGCTGGCCGCCGCCGGCCTGGAGGTCGAGCGCCAGCACCACGAGGTGGGCACCGCCGGCCAGGCGGAGATCAACTACAAGTTCAACACCCTGCTGCACGCGGCCGACGACCTGATGCTGTTCAAGTACATCATCAAGAACGTGGCGTGGCGGAACGGCAAGACCGCCACCTTCATGCCCAAGCCGATCTTCGGTGACAACGGCTCCGGCATGCACGTCCACCAGTCGCTGTGGACCGAGGGCACGCCGCTCTTCTACGACGAGCAGGGCTACGCCGGCCTGTCCGACACCGCCCGCTACTACATCGGCGGCCTGCTCAAGCACGCACCCTCGCTGCTGGCCTTCACCAACCCCTCGGTGAACTCCTACCACCGCCTGGTCCCCGGCTTCGAGGCCCCGGTCAACCTGGTGTACTCGCAGCGCAACCGCTCCGCGGCCATCCGCATCCCGATCACCGGGTCCAACGCCAAGGCCAAGCGCATCGAGTTCCGCGCCCCGGACCCGTCCTCCAACCCGTACCTGGCCTTCGCCGCCATGCTGATGGCCGGCCTGGACGGCATCAAGAACAAGATCGAGCCGCTGGAGCCGGTCGACAAGGACCTGTACGAGCTGGCGCCCGACGAGCACGCCGCCGTCCCCCAGGTGCCCGACTCCCTCGGCGCCGTCCTGGAGGCCCTGGAGGCCGACCACGAGTACCTGCTCGCGGGCGGCGTCTTCACCCCGGACCTGATCGAGACCTGGATCGACTTCAAGCGCACGAACGAGATCGCCCCGATCGCCCTGCGCCCGCACCCGCACGAGTTCGAGCTCTACTTCGACCTGTAGACCCACCCCGGCCGGCCCCGCCGTCCGCACCACGGCTGCCCGTGTCCTGCCCAGGGACACGGGCAGCCGTGCGTGGACGCCCGACGTCCTCGCATGGTCAGGGGTCGAGGCCCGGGAGGGGGTCCTGGGGGCCGGGGAGGACGCGGACGGGCTCGTCGGGGCGGCGGCATTCGCGGCCGAGGCGGAGGATGCGGGACTCGGGGTCGTGGAGGGGGCGGCCGCAGCGGCGGCAGCGGACGGTGGCCGGCAGGCGGGGAGGGATCGGCGGGATCAGCGCGGGGTCCGACACCCGCTCAGTATCGCGGTCGCCCGCGCTGCGGCCGGGGGCCGGGGTGCAGCAGAGTGGAAGGGTGTGTGTCCGGCCGAGCGGATGCGGAGGCCTGTTGATGTCGTACGCGATCGAGGCCGAGGGCCTGGTCAAGTCGTTCAAGGAGACCCGGGCGCTGGCCGGGGTGGACCTGACGGCGCGGTCCGGGACGGTGCTGGGCCTGCTGGGGCCGAACGGGGCGGGCAAGACCACCGCGGTGCGGATCTTCGCCACGCTGCTGCGGCCGGACGGCGGGCGGGCGGCGGTGGCCGGCCACGACGTGGTGGCGGAGGCCGGGCGGGTGCGGGCGCTGGTCGGCCTGACCGGCCAGTACGCCGCCGTGGACGAGAACCTCACCGGCACCGAGAACCTGCTGATGATCGGCCGCCTGCTCGGCATGCCGCGCGGCGACTCCCGGGCCCGCGCGGCGGAGCTGCTGGACCGGTTCCGGTTGAGCGAGGCGGCCGGGCGGGCCGTGAAGACGTACTCCGGCGGGATGCGGCGGCGGCTCGACCTCGCGGCCAGCCTGGTCGGCCGGCCGCGGATCCTGTTCCTGGACGAGCCCACCACCGGGCTCGACCCGCACAGCCGGGGCGAGCTGTGGGACCTGCTGCGCGGCCTGGTCGGCGAGGGCGTGACCGCCCTGCTCACCACCCAGTACCTGGACGAGGCGGACCGGCTGGCCGACGAGATCGTGGTGATCGACCGCGGCCGGGTGATCGCCGAGGGCACCCCGGACGCGCTGAAGTCCCAGGTCGGCGGGCAGGTGCTGCAGCTGCGACCGATCCACGGCCGGGACCTGGAGCAGGCCCACCGGCTGGTCGGGCAGCTCGCCGGGGAGCAGACGAAGATCGAGGGCGACCTGGTCACCGCGCCGGTGAACGATCCGGCGCTGATGCCCGCCGTGGTGCGGCGGCTGGAGGACGCCGGGATCGCGGTCGGCGAGCTGGCGCTGCGCCGGTCCTCGCTGGACGAGGTCTTCCTGGCCCTGACCGGCCACCGCACCCGGGCTGAGGGCGGCGAGGGTGACGCCGGGGCGGGCGAGGAGGAGTTCGAGCCGACCGGGAGCAGGTCATGACCGCCGTCACCGCGCCGCTGACCGCCCGGGGCCGGGTCCGGCCGCTGGCCGCCCTCCAGCAGACCGGCACCATGGCGTGGCGCAGCCTGGTCTCGGTCAAGCACAACCCGCTGGAGCTGGTGGACTTCTCGGTCACGCCGATCATGTTCGTGGTGCTGTTCACCTACGTCTTCGGCGGGCAGATGGCCGGGTCGCCGCAGGAGTACCTGCAGTACGCGCTGGCCGGGATCATCGTGCAGAACGCGCTGTTCACCACCATGTACACCGCGATGGCGCTCAACACCGACCTCACCAAGGGCGTGTTCGACCGGCTGCGGAGCCTGCCGATCGCCCGCTCGGCGCCACTGCTCGGGCGGATCGCCGCGGACCTGTGCAAGCAGTTGTGGGCGATGCTGCTGATGATCGGGCTGGGCATGCTGCTCGGGTTCCGGATCACCACCGGGTTCGGCGGGTTCCTGGCGGCGGCCGCGCTGCTGCTGGTGTTCACGGCGGCGGTGTCCTGGATCGCGGTGCTGATCGGGATGCTCGCCGGGGACCCGGAGAAGGTGCAGGTGTTCGCCTTCACGCTGATCTTCCCGATCACCTTCACCAGCAGCGCGTTCGTGGTGGTGGACACCATGCCGGGCTGGATGCAGGCCTGGGTGAACGTCAACCCGGTGACGCACCTGTCGGACGCCTACCGGGGGCTGCTCACCGGCGGCCCGGTGGCCGGACCGGTGCTGTGGTCGCTCGCCTGGGCGGCCGTCATCGCGGCGGTGTTCGTCCCCCTGGCGATGCGGTCCTACCGCGCCCGGACCTGAGCCCCCGGCGGCACATCAGT
The window above is part of the Kitasatospora sp. HUAS MG31 genome. Proteins encoded here:
- a CDS encoding ABC transporter permease codes for the protein MTAVTAPLTARGRVRPLAALQQTGTMAWRSLVSVKHNPLELVDFSVTPIMFVVLFTYVFGGQMAGSPQEYLQYALAGIIVQNALFTTMYTAMALNTDLTKGVFDRLRSLPIARSAPLLGRIAADLCKQLWAMLLMIGLGMLLGFRITTGFGGFLAAAALLLVFTAAVSWIAVLIGMLAGDPEKVQVFAFTLIFPITFTSSAFVVVDTMPGWMQAWVNVNPVTHLSDAYRGLLTGGPVAGPVLWSLAWAAVIAAVFVPLAMRSYRART
- a CDS encoding DUF4191 domain-containing protein, producing the protein MRRMARETSENPGRLKQIRLAYQMTKKVDTKIGLIIAGVGLITFGVFLAIGFVIGHPIYLGILGFIVAFLAMAIVFGRRAERAAFGQMEGQPGAVAAVLNNIRRGWTANPTPVAVTRNQDAVYRAVGRAGIALIGEGNPNRVRPLLASEKKKMARVVGDIPVHDIVVGDGEGEIPLKKLQIHLMRLPRAITAAQVTETNDRLRALGDLLSKAPIPKGPMPKGARMPKGGQLR
- a CDS encoding DUF6011 domain-containing protein, with translation MSDPALIPPIPPRLPATVRCRRCGRPLHDPESRILRLGRECRRPDEPVRVLPGPQDPLPGLDP
- a CDS encoding helix-turn-helix domain-containing protein — encoded protein: MDAPPTSSAPALRRLLDLLASGAATEDLAEVQADARRQGAPAEVLAEIDAATWQALRVHRTLRQHRRREAELTALFDTAGDLAASRDLDAVLQAIVRRARGLLGTDTAYLTLPDPRAGDTYMRVTDGSVSPLFQSLRLSLGDGLGGLVAQTARPYATPDYRTDQRFRHTRRIDAGVLDEGLVAIIGVPLLLGDRVIGVLFAADRSARAFSPDEVALLCTLAAHAAIALDTAGSLAETRAALTELAAANEVIRAHAAAVQRAEQAHDRLTDLVLRGAEVPDLAADLAALLDGEVAVRDAEGEPLTGRGRADGALTEAVAASRTEARAVPHGRAWVCAVLAGQELLGSLELRGRPDLDDADRRIFERASVVTALVLLLRRSVAETENRVRGELLADLLTAPDRDPAGLVARGRRLGVDLGRPHLVLVAEPAGPAAAGPAGRERLAGAAVRYLFGSRGISAEHGEAVVLLLPEDGRAPGAVAADAAERLARLTGAPVTVGTGRAAAGPTAVAGAHAEGLRCVRALRVLGREGAGAAAADLGFLGVLLGDGHDVDGFVSAALGPLLEYDARRGTELVRTLRAYFDCGGSLTRAKDELHVHVNTVVQRLDRVEVLLGRDWNHPERSLELQLALRLQLLARD
- the lipA gene encoding lipoyl synthase produces the protein MSAVAPDGRKLLRLEVRNSETPIERKPEWIKTRAKMGPEYNALQSLVKKEGLHTVCQEAGCPNIFECWEDREATFLIGGDQCTRRCDFCQIDTGKPAEFDRDEPRRVAESIVTMDLNYATITGVARDDLEDGGAWLYAETVRQVHAMTAGREAGRTGVELLIPDFNAVPEQLAEVFSSRPEVLAHNVETVPRIFKRIRPAFRYERSLDVITQARAAGLVTKSNLILGMGETREEVSQALADLVGAGCELITITQYLRPSLRHHPVERWVKPQEFVELQQEAEELGFAGVMSGPLVRSSYRAGRLYRQALEHRARTAV
- the glnA gene encoding type I glutamate--ammonia ligase; its protein translation is MFTNADEVKQYIRDNDVKFVDVRFCDLPGVMQHFAVPAATFDPTETLMFDGSSIRGFQAIHESDMALAPDLQTARLDPFRAEKHLNINFFIQDPITGEAYSRDPRNVAKKAEAYLASSGIADTAYFGPEAEFYVFDSVRFETSANASYYHIDSEAGAWNTGSAEGDARGYKVKYKGGYFPIPPVDHFADLRAEMSLELAAAGLEVERQHHEVGTAGQAEINYKFNTLLHAADDLMLFKYIIKNVAWRNGKTATFMPKPIFGDNGSGMHVHQSLWTEGTPLFYDEQGYAGLSDTARYYIGGLLKHAPSLLAFTNPSVNSYHRLVPGFEAPVNLVYSQRNRSAAIRIPITGSNAKAKRIEFRAPDPSSNPYLAFAAMLMAGLDGIKNKIEPLEPVDKDLYELAPDEHAAVPQVPDSLGAVLEALEADHEYLLAGGVFTPDLIETWIDFKRTNEIAPIALRPHPHEFELYFDL
- the lipB gene encoding lipoyl(octanoyl) transferase LipB is translated as MSENVRFVRLGIGERAVPYQEAWEEQQRLHALRVADEIPDTVLLLEHQPVYTMGKRTNPEDLPLDGTPVVEVNRGGEITWHGPGQLVGYPIVKLPDPIDVVAYVRRLEEALIRACTDFGLETTRVEGRSGVWKLGAEIPGAVVDPSQVVEIGKLTLRMGLPLGIDPRLAGPEYAPSNAGQRGDDRKLAAIGVRVARGVTMHGFALNCDPDMTWFDRIVPCGIRDAGVGSLSSELGRDVPVAEALPAVERRLAEVLAELPEPALVR
- a CDS encoding RDD family protein; the encoded protein is MDTREALGSWIEGPKAAAERMGADFGYRGERLGLPQEGSGSIAGPGRRIGALFVDGWLCSLIAYGLITRGDQAGANLWTTPLFYLVTVVLLATTGTTFGKRLFGLRVVRLDGGRASIPQVLLRTLLLCLVIPAVVWDRDSRGLHDKAVGTVEVRI
- a CDS encoding ATP-binding cassette domain-containing protein, translated to MSYAIEAEGLVKSFKETRALAGVDLTARSGTVLGLLGPNGAGKTTAVRIFATLLRPDGGRAAVAGHDVVAEAGRVRALVGLTGQYAAVDENLTGTENLLMIGRLLGMPRGDSRARAAELLDRFRLSEAAGRAVKTYSGGMRRRLDLAASLVGRPRILFLDEPTTGLDPHSRGELWDLLRGLVGEGVTALLTTQYLDEADRLADEIVVIDRGRVIAEGTPDALKSQVGGQVLQLRPIHGRDLEQAHRLVGQLAGEQTKIEGDLVTAPVNDPALMPAVVRRLEDAGIAVGELALRRSSLDEVFLALTGHRTRAEGGEGDAGAGEEEFEPTGSRS